The Campylobacter concisus genome includes a region encoding these proteins:
- a CDS encoding DegT/DnrJ/EryC1/StrS family aminotransferase yields MNIDFANLTYQHELYKDEIEEAILKVARNCNFIMGSEISEFEAELEKYIGVKYAISCSSGTDAILMALMAIDIKPGDEVITTPFTFIATSEMIALLGAKPVFVDIDEKTYNIDANKIEAAITSKTKAILPVSLYGQPADMDEILNIANKYNLKVIVDGAQSFGSTFNEIKDLALGDIATTSFFPAKPLGCYGDGGAIFTNNENLAKKIRSLRLHGQSKRYHHQYIGIGGRLDTIQAAVLLVKLAHYKKDLTLRQDVASKYTNALHGKDVILPYIDSRAKSAWAQYSIRVKNRDAIQLKLKEVGIPTAVHYPMPLHLQECFKYLGYKSGDFPIAEMISNEIMSLPMNPYLKDVEIEFIVENLK; encoded by the coding sequence ATGAATATAGATTTTGCAAATTTAACCTATCAGCATGAACTTTATAAAGATGAGATTGAAGAAGCTATTTTAAAGGTTGCTAGAAATTGCAATTTTATAATGGGTAGTGAGATTTCTGAATTTGAAGCAGAGCTTGAGAAGTATATAGGTGTAAAATATGCTATAAGTTGCAGTAGTGGAACAGATGCCATTTTAATGGCTCTAATGGCTATTGATATTAAGCCAGGCGATGAAGTTATTACAACACCTTTTACTTTTATAGCAACATCTGAAATGATTGCTTTGCTTGGAGCAAAACCAGTTTTTGTTGATATTGATGAAAAAACTTATAATATAGATGCTAATAAAATAGAAGCAGCCATAACATCAAAAACGAAAGCTATACTTCCAGTTTCGCTTTATGGTCAACCTGCAGATATGGATGAAATTTTAAATATTGCCAACAAATATAACCTTAAAGTTATAGTTGATGGTGCTCAAAGTTTTGGATCAACATTCAATGAGATTAAAGATTTAGCTCTTGGTGATATTGCTACGACATCATTTTTTCCAGCTAAACCACTTGGTTGCTATGGTGATGGCGGTGCTATTTTTACAAATAATGAAAATTTGGCGAAAAAAATAAGGTCACTACGTTTACACGGTCAGTCAAAAAGATATCATCATCAGTATATTGGAATTGGTGGTAGACTAGATACGATTCAAGCAGCTGTTTTACTTGTGAAACTTGCGCATTATAAAAAAGATTTGACATTAAGGCAAGATGTGGCATCAAAATATACAAATGCCTTGCATGGAAAAGATGTCATATTACCTTATATTGATAGTAGAGCCAAATCCGCCTGGGCACAATATTCTATTAGAGTAAAAAATAGAGATGCAATACAATTAAAATTAAAAGAGGTGGGCATACCAACAGCAGTGCATTATCCTATGCCACTTCATTTGCAGGAGTGTTTTAAATATTTGGGATATAAGTCTGGGGACTTTCCTATAGCGGAAATGATTTCAAATGAGATAATGAGCTTACCTATGAATCCATATTTAAAAGATGTGGAAATTGAATTTATTGTAGAAAATTTAAAATAA
- the argS gene encoding arginine--tRNA ligase: MKNKIKAEISKVLEREFVLEKPKDKNLAHYATPLFSLAKELRKSPAMIASEFADKFSDSKIVEASAVNGYLNFKLKSEFLDEISKQILLDSENFAKEDAKKDSYLIEYISANPTGPLHIGHVRGAVYGDTLARLGKRLGYAISTEYYINDAGNQIDLLGTSISLAAKEQLFNESVVYPEKYYRGDYILDIAKLANEKFGKEIFYDESRNLELAEFGKDIVLEIIKKDLADVGIFIESWASEKALYDGLEPTINKLKRSNQMYEKEGATYIASTTLGDDNDRVVVRNDGRPTYLAGDIIYHNAKFEKNFDHYINIWGADHHGYIARLKAAINFLGYDENKLEVILMQMVSLLKDGKPYKMSKRAGNAVLMSDIVSEIGAEALRFIFISKANTSSLEFDVDELKKEDSSNPIFYINYAHARINQVFAKAGKNVQDVINANFECLDENAKNLLFEALILPEILEDAFISRQLQKIPDYLKSLAASFHKFYNENRVVGNENEDSLLKVFAVVAISIKTAFNIMGITAKDRM, from the coding sequence TTGAAAAATAAAATAAAAGCTGAAATTTCAAAGGTTTTAGAGCGTGAATTTGTGCTTGAAAAGCCAAAGGATAAAAATTTAGCCCACTATGCTACGCCACTTTTTAGCCTAGCAAAGGAGTTAAGAAAGTCACCAGCCATGATAGCTAGCGAGTTTGCTGATAAATTTAGTGATAGCAAAATAGTTGAAGCTAGTGCAGTAAATGGCTACTTAAATTTCAAGCTAAAAAGCGAGTTTTTAGATGAAATTTCAAAGCAAATTTTGCTAGATAGCGAAAATTTTGCAAAAGAAGATGCGAAAAAAGATAGCTACTTAATAGAATACATTAGTGCAAATCCAACTGGGCCACTTCACATCGGACATGTTAGAGGCGCAGTTTACGGTGATACTTTGGCAAGACTTGGTAAAAGACTTGGCTACGCTATCTCAACAGAATACTATATAAACGATGCTGGTAATCAAATCGACCTACTTGGCACTTCGATATCACTTGCGGCAAAAGAGCAGCTTTTTAACGAAAGCGTTGTCTATCCAGAGAAATACTACCGCGGGGATTATATTTTAGATATTGCTAAGCTTGCAAATGAGAAATTTGGCAAGGAAATTTTTTATGACGAGAGCAGAAATCTCGAGCTTGCCGAGTTTGGCAAGGATATCGTGCTTGAGATTATCAAAAAAGATTTAGCGGACGTTGGGATATTTATAGAGAGCTGGGCTAGCGAGAAAGCTCTTTATGATGGCCTAGAGCCAACTATAAACAAGCTAAAACGTTCAAATCAAATGTATGAAAAAGAGGGTGCTACTTATATCGCTTCGACCACACTTGGCGATGATAACGATAGGGTTGTGGTTAGAAATGATGGTAGACCGACATATCTAGCTGGCGACATCATCTATCATAACGCCAAATTTGAGAAAAATTTCGATCACTACATAAACATTTGGGGTGCTGACCACCACGGGTATATTGCAAGGCTAAAGGCTGCGATAAATTTCCTTGGATACGATGAAAATAAGCTTGAAGTGATACTTATGCAGATGGTTAGTTTGCTAAAAGATGGCAAGCCATACAAGATGAGCAAGCGCGCTGGTAATGCTGTACTGATGAGCGATATCGTAAGTGAGATCGGTGCTGAGGCGCTTAGATTTATCTTTATAAGCAAGGCAAACACGAGTAGTTTGGAATTTGACGTAGATGAGCTTAAAAAAGAGGACAGCTCAAATCCGATTTTTTATATAAACTATGCTCATGCTAGGATAAATCAAGTCTTCGCAAAGGCTGGGAAAAATGTTCAAGATGTAATCAATGCAAACTTTGAATGCCTAGATGAAAATGCTAAAAATTTACTTTTTGAGGCGCTAATCTTACCTGAAATTTTAGAGGACGCTTTTATCTCAAGGCAGCTTCAAAAGATACCAGACTATCTAAAGTCGTTGGCTGCTAGTTTTCATAAATTTTATAACGAAAACCGTGTGGTTGGAAACGAAAACGAAGATAGCTTACTAAAAGTCTTTGCAGTTGTTGCTATCTCGATAAAAACAGCATTTAATATAATGGGAATTACAGCTAAAGATAGGATGTAA
- a CDS encoding Gfo/Idh/MocA family oxidoreductase — protein sequence MSSINFGLIGASGYIAPRHMRAIKDTGNELIAALDPYDGIGIMDSYFPQAYFFTEYERFDRFVDKWRRNGNKKIEYIAITTPNYLHDSHIRFALRSGANAICEKPLVLNPHNIDQLKIIEEESGKKVFNILQLRLHDSIVALKNKISKELSQNPDRIYDVDLTYLTSRGKWYFISWKGNEDKSGGVATNIGVHFFDMLSWIFGPIEENIVHLKQPDTNAGYMRLKNANVRWFLSVNYDYIPENVKDGGKRTFRSIKVDGDEVEFSDGFTDLHTKSYEHILSGEGFGLDEARNSINIVSNIRKMSPIGLKGEYHPFCKKVVE from the coding sequence ATGAGCAGTATAAATTTTGGATTAATAGGCGCTAGTGGATACATAGCTCCGAGACATATGAGGGCTATTAAAGATACTGGAAATGAACTAATTGCAGCTTTAGATCCATATGATGGAATAGGAATAATGGATAGTTATTTTCCGCAAGCTTATTTTTTTACCGAGTATGAGAGATTTGATAGGTTTGTAGATAAATGGCGAAGAAATGGTAATAAAAAGATAGAATATATTGCAATTACTACTCCAAACTACTTGCACGATAGTCATATTCGTTTTGCTTTAAGGAGTGGAGCAAATGCTATCTGTGAGAAGCCATTGGTTTTAAATCCTCATAATATAGATCAATTAAAGATAATTGAAGAAGAAAGCGGTAAAAAAGTTTTTAATATTTTACAACTTAGGCTTCATGATTCGATTGTAGCACTAAAAAATAAAATTTCAAAAGAACTTTCGCAAAACCCAGATAGAATTTATGATGTAGATTTAACATATTTAACATCTCGTGGAAAATGGTATTTTATATCATGGAAAGGCAATGAAGATAAATCAGGCGGTGTTGCAACAAATATTGGTGTACATTTCTTTGATATGCTTTCTTGGATCTTTGGACCTATAGAAGAAAATATAGTCCATCTTAAGCAACCTGATACAAATGCAGGATATATGAGACTTAAAAATGCAAATGTTAGATGGTTTTTATCTGTCAACTATGATTATATTCCAGAGAATGTAAAAGATGGCGGAAAAAGGACCTTTAGAAGTATTAAAGTCGATGGTGATGAAGTAGAATTTTCTGATGGTTTCACTGATTTGCACACAAAAAGTTACGAACATATTCTTTCAGGAGAAGGTTTTGGCTTAGATGAGGCAAGAAACTCTATTAATATTGTTTCAAATATAAGAAAAATGTCGCCCATTGGATTAAAAGGAGAATATCATCCTTTTTGTAAAAAGGTAGTAGAATAA
- a CDS encoding acyltransferase, with translation MSYFAHESCFVDSGATIGEKTKIWHFSHILTNSVIGRNCSFGQNCVVGPNVKIGNGVKVQNNVSIYEGVEIDDDVFLGPSMVFTNVINPRAFIVRKEEFKKTHLKKGCSIGANATIVCGVTIGEYALIGSGAVVNRNVKPYALMVGVPARQIGWVSKAGNTLKFDSSGLSVDDFDGSSYKVIDENLIVVKE, from the coding sequence ATGTCATATTTTGCTCATGAAAGCTGTTTTGTAGACAGTGGTGCGACAATTGGTGAAAAAACAAAAATTTGGCATTTTTCTCACATTTTGACTAATTCCGTCATTGGTCGAAATTGTTCATTTGGGCAAAACTGTGTTGTTGGACCAAATGTTAAAATCGGCAATGGTGTAAAAGTACAAAATAATGTTTCAATATATGAGGGTGTTGAAATAGACGACGATGTCTTTTTGGGGCCATCTATGGTTTTTACTAATGTAATAAATCCACGCGCTTTTATAGTTAGAAAAGAAGAATTTAAGAAAACACATCTAAAAAAAGGTTGTAGTATTGGTGCAAATGCTACTATAGTTTGCGGTGTTACTATTGGCGAGTATGCACTTATAGGGAGTGGCGCTGTTGTAAATCGCAATGTAAAGCCTTATGCACTTATGGTTGGTGTGCCAGCGCGGCAAATAGGTTGGGTTAGCAAGGCAGGCAATACACTTAAATTTGATAGTAGTGGTTTATCTGTTGATGATTTTGATGGTAGTAGTTATAAAGTTATTGATGAAAATTTAATAGTAGTGAAAGAGTAA
- a CDS encoding Highly acidic protein has product MKVALVNKNPAVSRLITLSLNKLGIEYSEFDDINSVGDQFDYIIIDSDMDSSDVNLNQNIMYLAPRGGEKPDFADVMLEKPFLPTEFISLFEQNRDSGSEAEPELGLDEPANFDDFDESNKNFDDLENFELPEIDMGLENLAKEDDEADKFDNEALDDEFLQEELSELETEDLKDKDISFNETDTELIDDDIINDIASKYMADSEDIDKSLEQNNEPPMTKEEHSNDFDELSSLVDEIDDMGESDLADEEAKNELDKMVEQNSQNLETAELNEDFVDDISQSKKELSEIESLDKELNEEPSEDNENFDELETDFGSDENFEPESSEANLIDKASQNLEEDIDKESTKEAEDISLDEDIDLEKEPAEEDHEEISEEVLAQEDLGMVDETFEEENFKEETLGSPNFDVASIEEIDENTMQAAFGLNNAPQTSSCDETKIDADYKEELTKKITKHVHESLNESSLRDVLKDMNIKINISFEEK; this is encoded by the coding sequence ATGAAAGTTGCGCTAGTAAATAAAAACCCAGCAGTTTCTCGCCTTATAACGCTAAGTCTAAATAAGCTAGGCATAGAATATAGCGAATTTGACGATATTAATAGTGTTGGAGATCAATTTGATTATATTATCATCGATAGTGATATGGATAGTAGCGATGTTAATTTAAATCAAAATATAATGTATCTAGCACCTAGAGGCGGTGAAAAGCCAGATTTTGCTGACGTTATGCTTGAAAAACCATTTTTGCCAACGGAATTTATTAGTTTGTTTGAACAAAATAGAGATTCTGGCAGTGAAGCAGAGCCAGAGCTTGGGCTAGACGAGCCTGCAAATTTTGATGACTTTGACGAAAGCAATAAAAACTTTGATGATTTAGAAAATTTTGAACTTCCAGAAATTGATATGGGTCTTGAAAATTTAGCAAAAGAAGATGATGAGGCAGATAAATTTGATAATGAGGCTTTAGATGATGAGTTTTTACAAGAGGAGCTAAGTGAACTAGAGACCGAGGATTTAAAGGATAAAGATATCAGTTTTAATGAAACAGACACTGAACTCATAGATGATGATATTATAAATGACATAGCTAGCAAATATATGGCTGATTCAGAAGATATAGACAAATCCTTAGAACAAAACAATGAGCCGCCTATGACAAAAGAAGAGCATAGCAATGACTTTGATGAGCTTAGTTCACTTGTGGATGAGATAGATGATATGGGCGAGAGCGACTTGGCAGATGAAGAGGCTAAAAACGAACTTGATAAAATGGTCGAGCAAAATTCTCAAAATTTAGAAACTGCCGAGCTTAATGAAGATTTTGTAGATGATATAAGCCAAAGTAAAAAAGAGCTCAGTGAGATCGAATCTTTGGATAAAGAGCTAAACGAAGAACCTAGCGAAGATAACGAAAATTTTGATGAGCTAGAGACTGATTTTGGTAGTGATGAAAATTTTGAGCCTGAAAGCAGCGAGGCAAATTTGATAGATAAAGCTAGTCAAAATTTAGAGGAAGATATAGATAAAGAATCTACCAAAGAAGCAGAGGACATTTCTTTGGATGAAGATATAGACCTTGAAAAAGAGCCAGCCGAAGAAGATCATGAAGAAATTTCTGAAGAAGTCCTTGCTCAAGAAGATCTAGGTATGGTAGATGAGACATTTGAGGAAGAAAATTTTAAAGAAGAGACGTTGGGTAGCCCAAATTTTGATGTAGCGTCTATTGAAGAAATAGATGAAAATACGATGCAAGCAGCATTTGGATTAAATAATGCACCACAAACTAGCTCATGCGATGAAACAAAAATCGATGCTGACTATAAAGAAGAGCTAACCAAAAAGATCACAAAACATGTCCATGAGTCGTTAAATGAAAGCTCGCTAAGAGATGTGCTAAAAGATATGAATATAAAGATAAATATAAGTTTTGAGGAAAAGTAG
- the gmk gene encoding guanylate kinase, giving the protein MQGQILVISGPSGSGKSTLLGRLLKEEKDLYFSISSTTRAKREGEVDGVDYYFIKEDEFKSGIEKGEFLEWAQVHKNYYGTSLKPVLAALEAGKIVIFDIDVQGFHIALEKFRSYITSVFITTANKKELKKRLKNRGTDSDETIENRLMNAVGEMEHILEYDYFLVNDDIEKSYKGLKSILRAMRLKSAKIDLRRVIDEWIDC; this is encoded by the coding sequence TTGCAAGGACAAATTTTAGTAATTTCTGGGCCTAGCGGAAGTGGGAAAAGTACGCTTTTGGGCCGTCTTTTAAAGGAAGAGAAGGATCTTTATTTTTCTATTTCAAGCACGACAAGGGCAAAAAGAGAAGGCGAAGTCGATGGAGTGGATTACTATTTTATAAAAGAAGATGAGTTTAAAAGCGGCATAGAAAAGGGTGAATTTTTAGAATGGGCGCAGGTACATAAAAACTATTATGGCACGAGCCTAAAACCAGTTTTGGCAGCACTTGAGGCTGGGAAGATAGTTATATTTGATATCGACGTGCAAGGCTTTCACATCGCACTTGAAAAATTTAGAAGCTACATAACCTCAGTTTTTATCACGACTGCAAATAAAAAAGAGCTTAAAAAACGCTTGAAAAACCGCGGAACTGATAGCGACGAAACGATAGAAAATCGCCTAATGAACGCGGTTGGTGAGATGGAGCACATCTTAGAATATGATTATTTTTTGGTAAATGATGACATTGAAAAGAGTTATAAAGGATTAAAATCAATTCTTAGAGCGATGAGGCTAAAAAGCGCGAAAATAGACTTAAGACGCGTTATTGATGAGTGGATAGATTGCTAG
- a CDS encoding NAD-dependent epimerase/dehydratase family protein has product MNNNKLQDARVLVIGAAGFIGGFVVSELLKEPVKEVIVYDNFARGKLDNIRESLKDPRCHVFSYGGDVREIDILDKAMEGVDYVFHLAAMWLLHCKDFPRTAFDVNIAGTFNVLEACVKHKVKKLIYSSSASVYGDAVEVPMKETHPFNNKNFYGATKIAGEAMCTAYNDRYGLEIIGLRYMNVYGPGQDQHAVYSGVVPIVLNKIDRNEEPSINGDGSQAYDFIYVEDIARCNVLALKSDVKFSFYNVGTEVQTTIKTLCETMLRLKNSNLKIKFIPYSADDARQLVQNRIGSREKAERELGFKYKYSLEEGLKKLIAWREANGIIG; this is encoded by the coding sequence ATGAATAATAATAAGCTACAAGACGCTAGAGTTTTGGTTATAGGTGCAGCAGGCTTTATAGGGGGATTTGTTGTAAGTGAGCTTCTTAAGGAACCAGTTAAAGAGGTTATAGTTTACGATAATTTTGCTCGTGGAAAATTGGATAATATAAGAGAAAGTCTTAAAGACCCAAGGTGTCATGTTTTCTCATATGGTGGTGATGTTAGAGAAATTGATATCTTGGATAAAGCAATGGAGGGGGTAGACTATGTTTTTCATCTTGCTGCCATGTGGCTTCTGCATTGTAAAGATTTTCCAAGGACTGCATTTGATGTAAATATAGCTGGTACATTTAATGTACTTGAGGCTTGTGTAAAACATAAAGTTAAAAAACTAATTTATAGTTCATCTGCTTCTGTGTATGGTGATGCAGTGGAAGTCCCTATGAAGGAAACACATCCTTTTAATAATAAAAATTTTTATGGAGCTACAAAAATAGCTGGCGAAGCCATGTGTACTGCTTATAATGATAGATATGGTTTGGAAATTATAGGACTTAGATATATGAATGTATATGGTCCCGGACAGGATCAGCATGCTGTATATAGTGGAGTTGTACCCATTGTTTTAAATAAAATAGACAGAAATGAGGAACCGTCTATTAATGGCGATGGGTCTCAAGCTTATGATTTTATATATGTTGAAGACATTGCAAGATGTAATGTACTTGCTCTTAAATCGGATGTGAAATTTAGTTTTTATAATGTTGGTACAGAAGTGCAAACTACAATAAAAACACTTTGTGAAACGATGCTTAGACTTAAAAACTCGAATTTAAAAATAAAATTTATACCATATAGTGCAGATGATGCTAGACAACTTGTTCAAAATCGTATAGGCTCAAGAGAAAAAGCAGAAAGAGAATTGGGGTTTAAATATAAATACTCATTAGAGGAAGGCCTTAAAAAGTTGATTGCTTGGCGTGAAGCAAATGGGATTATAGGGTAG
- the gpmI gene encoding 2,3-bisphosphoglycerate-independent phosphoglycerate mutase has protein sequence MSQKTILIITDGIGFNKSAKFNAFEAAKKPNYDKFFKEIPNSLIKTSGNAVGLPEGQMGNSEVGHMCIGSGRVLYQNLVKISRSFADGSLAENEALKALFKKCKRVHVIGLYSDGGVHSHMEHFDGMCELASKNGCEVFAHAITDGRDVSPNSGLNFIKSLEAKFKVATVCGRFYAMDRDKRWERVKEAYDSLVNGANLSSLSPSGYLQKSYDEGVTDEFVKPASFNGFKGIGKDDGVIFVNFRNDRAREICQALGEEKFGEFERPFAIKNLITMTEYDANFKFDVLFKNEKIKNTLSEVIAAAGLRQLHTAETEKYAHVTFFFNGGVEELASNETRVLIPSPKVKTYDEKPEMSAAEVCKAVLKGMDDEQDFIVVNFANGDMVGHTGNYEAAIKAVEAVDTALGEICTKAKEKNYAMIITSDHGNCEEMRDSSGELLTNHTTYDVFCFVMADGVKKVKNGGLNNIAPSVLKIMGLEIPTEMDEALI, from the coding sequence ATGAGTCAAAAAACTATTTTAATAATAACTGATGGTATTGGATTTAATAAAAGCGCTAAATTTAACGCATTTGAGGCGGCTAAAAAGCCAAACTACGATAAATTTTTTAAAGAAATTCCAAACTCGCTCATAAAGACATCTGGAAACGCTGTGGGACTACCTGAAGGGCAGATGGGAAACAGCGAAGTAGGGCACATGTGCATAGGAAGCGGTCGAGTTTTATATCAAAATTTGGTCAAAATTTCACGTAGCTTTGCTGATGGCTCGTTAGCAGAAAATGAAGCTTTAAAAGCTCTTTTTAAAAAGTGTAAAAGAGTCCACGTTATAGGGCTTTATAGCGACGGCGGCGTGCACTCACATATGGAGCATTTTGATGGCATGTGCGAGCTTGCTAGCAAAAATGGTTGCGAAGTTTTTGCCCATGCTATCACCGACGGACGCGATGTTAGCCCAAATAGTGGTCTAAATTTTATAAAAAGCTTGGAGGCTAAATTTAAAGTTGCTACCGTTTGTGGAAGATTTTACGCGATGGATAGAGATAAACGTTGGGAACGCGTAAAAGAGGCTTATGATAGCTTGGTAAATGGAGCAAATTTAAGCAGCTTATCGCCAAGTGGGTATCTGCAAAAAAGCTACGACGAGGGCGTGACTGACGAGTTTGTAAAGCCAGCAAGCTTTAATGGCTTTAAAGGCATAGGCAAAGATGATGGCGTGATCTTTGTAAATTTTAGAAATGATAGAGCAAGAGAAATTTGCCAGGCTCTAGGCGAGGAGAAATTTGGCGAGTTTGAGCGACCTTTTGCTATCAAAAATTTAATCACTATGACCGAATATGACGCAAATTTTAAATTTGATGTGCTATTTAAAAATGAAAAGATAAAAAATACCTTAAGCGAGGTCATAGCAGCGGCTGGATTAAGGCAGCTTCACACGGCTGAGACTGAAAAATATGCCCACGTCACATTTTTCTTTAATGGTGGCGTCGAGGAGTTAGCCAGCAATGAAACAAGGGTGCTCATCCCTAGCCCAAAGGTAAAAACCTACGACGAGAAGCCAGAGATGAGCGCAGCAGAAGTTTGCAAAGCCGTGCTAAAAGGTATGGATGACGAGCAAGACTTCATCGTGGTAAATTTCGCAAATGGCGATATGGTAGGACACACTGGAAATTACGAGGCCGCTATAAAGGCGGTAGAGGCAGTAGATACGGCTCTTGGAGAAATTTGCACTAAGGCAAAAGAGAAAAACTATGCGATGATCATCACGAGCGATCACGGAAACTGCGAAGAGATGCGCGATAGCAGCGGCGAGCTACTGACAAACCACACTACCTATGATGTCTTTTGTTTTGTGATGGCTGATGGCGTAAAAAAGGTAAAAAATGGCGGTCTAAACAACATCGCTCCTAGTGTTTTAAAGATCATGGGGCTTGAAATTCCAACTGAGATGGACGAGGCGTTAATATAA
- the tatA gene encoding twin-arginine translocase TatA/TatE family subunit — MGSFSIGHWLVVLAIIVLLFGAKKIPELAKGLGKGIKTFKAEMEDTTPEKSEKVEHKEENADSQKIEETTKNA; from the coding sequence ATGGGTTCTTTTAGTATTGGTCACTGGCTAGTTGTTTTAGCGATTATTGTTTTACTTTTTGGAGCAAAGAAGATCCCAGAACTTGCAAAAGGACTAGGCAAAGGCATAAAGACTTTTAAGGCTGAGATGGAAGATACAACACCTGAAAAAAGTGAGAAAGTCGAGCATAAAGAAGAGAATGCCGATAGCCAAAAAATAGAAGAAACAACTAAAAACGCATAG
- the fliR gene encoding flagellar biosynthetic protein FliR: MELVEFFGADKVITFMLLFARLSGLIVFFPFFSHNQIPLSIKTLLVFALCVVLFPLSHAHEHTINFLIMEILSEAMLGLCAGLLLNIVFAILQMAGEQISMIMGFSMASVLDPQTGTNSPVIANILNFIALLAFLMLDGHHLILQFYSTSLSAIPLGDFYPRSGVMSYALKLFGNLFMFGFVLAFPIIALSILSDAIFGMLMKTMPQFNLLVVGYPIKVSIGFSVLIAILAGIVKIITDMMVQILNDMPALFF, from the coding sequence ATGGAGCTAGTCGAGTTTTTTGGAGCGGATAAAGTCATAACCTTCATGCTCCTTTTTGCACGTCTTAGTGGGCTTATTGTGTTTTTTCCATTCTTTTCTCACAATCAAATCCCGCTTAGCATAAAAACTTTGCTAGTTTTCGCCCTTTGTGTCGTACTTTTCCCGCTCTCACACGCCCATGAGCATACTATAAATTTTTTGATTATGGAAATTTTAAGTGAGGCTATGCTCGGACTTTGCGCTGGGCTTTTGCTAAATATCGTTTTTGCAATACTTCAAATGGCTGGCGAGCAGATCTCAATGATCATGGGTTTTTCGATGGCTTCAGTGCTTGATCCACAAACTGGTACAAATTCGCCAGTAATTGCAAATATTCTAAATTTTATCGCGCTTCTTGCATTTTTGATGCTTGATGGGCATCATTTGATATTACAGTTTTATTCCACTTCACTTTCTGCTATACCGCTTGGAGATTTTTATCCAAGAAGTGGTGTGATGAGCTACGCCCTAAAGCTCTTTGGTAATCTTTTTATGTTTGGATTTGTTCTGGCTTTCCCTATCATCGCGCTTTCTATACTTTCAGATGCTATTTTTGGCATGCTTATGAAAACTATGCCACAATTTAACCTATTAGTTGTTGGTTATCCTATTAAGGTAAGTATCGGCTTTTCGGTTTTGATAGCTATTTTAGCCGGCATTGTAAAAATCATAACTGATATGATGGTTCAAATTTTAAACGATATGCCAGCACTATTTTTTTAA